The following proteins are co-located in the Lepisosteus oculatus isolate fLepOcu1 chromosome 9, fLepOcu1.hap2, whole genome shotgun sequence genome:
- the LOC138241206 gene encoding aggrecan core protein-like produces the protein MMLRKKTRWFLLHVLLLGLTAAVPLVDRGLRISRWKEMQLSDGSDYTAALKSNLFVSDAQHGERIDEVKAQASPAAFPDSLHIDVLHKAMSDATQKDVPSSVKAYTYALESPPSPDEAVGDLEGDPTAIEWDPTALEGDIGDVQGDPTAAEGDLEGDSSSLEGDIGDVEGDPTAAEGDVEGDPTALEGDIGDVEGDPTAAEGDLEGDPSSLEGDIGDVEGDPTAPEGDLEGDPSSLEGDIGDVEGDPTAAEGDLEGDPSSLEGDTGDVEGDPTAAEGDLEGDPSSLEGDTGDVEGDPTAAEGDVEGDPSSLEGDIDDVEGDPTAAEGDLEGDPSSLEGDTGDVEGDPTAAEGDVEGDPSSLEGDIDDVEGDPTAAEGDLEGDPSSLEGDIGDVEGDPTAAEGDPTALEGDIGDAEGDPTAGEGDAEGDPSAAEGDPTALEGDIGDVEGDPTAAEGDLERDPFSLEGDIGDVEGDPTAAEGDVERDPSSLEGGIGDVEGDPTAAEGDVEGDPSSLEGDIGDVEGDPTALEGDIGDVEGDPTAAEGDVEGDPSSLEGDIGDVEGDPTAAEGDPTALEGDIGDVEGDPTAPEGDLEADPSSLEGDIGDVEGDPTAAEGDVEGFW, from the exons ATGATGTTACGGAAAAAAACGCGCTGGTTTCTGCTGcatgtgcttctgctgggaCTGACGGCAGCAGTTCCATTAGTGGATCGCGGGCTGAGAATATCCCGTTGGAAAGAAATGCAGCTGAGTGATGGCAGCGATTACACGGCTGCATTGAAGAGCAACTTGTTTGTCAGTGACGCACAGCATGGGGAAAGGATAGACGAGGTAAAAGCTCAGGCCAGTCCAGCTGCATTTCCAGATAGTCTACACATCGATGTTCTTCACAAAGCAATGAGTGATGCAACACAGAAAGATGTCCCATCATCCGTTAAAGCGTACACATATGCCCTAGAAAGTCCTCCTTCTCCCGATGAGGCTGTTGGTGACCTGGAGGGGGACCCCACAGCTATTGAATGGGACCCCACTGCACTGGAAGGGGATATTGGTGACGTGCAgggtgaccccactgctgctgaaggtgacCTGGAGGGAGACTcctcttccctggaaggggatatAGGTGACGTGGAgggtgaccccactgctgctgaaggtgatGTGGAGGGGGACCCCACTGCACTGGAAGGGGATATAGGTGACGTGGAgggtgaccccactgctgctgaaggtgacctggagggagacccctcttccctggaaggggatatAGGTGATGTGGAGGGTGACCCCACTGCTCCTGAAGGTGACCTGGAGGGagacccctcttccctggaaggggatatAGGTGATGTGGAGGGggaccccactgctgctgaaggtgacctggagggagacccctcttccctggaaggggatacTGGTGACGTGGAGGGggaccccactgctgctgaaggtgacctggagggagacccctcttccctggaaggggatacTGGTGACGTGGAGGGggaccccactgctgctgaaggtgacgttgagggagacccctcttccctggaaggggatattgatgatgtggagggtgaccccactgctgctgagGGGGACCTGGAGGGagacccctcttccctggaaggggatacAGGTGACGTGGAgggtgaccccactgctgctgaaggtgatGTTGAGGGAGACCCAtcttccctggaaggggatattgatgatgtggagggtgaccccactgctgctgagGGGGACCTGGAGGGagacccctcttccctggaaggggatatTGGTGATGTGGAAggtgaccccactgctgctgagGGGGACCCTACTGCACTGGAAGGGGATATTGGTGATGCTGAGGGTGACCCCACTGCTGGTGAAGGTGATGCTGAGGGTGACCCCAGTGCTGCTGAGGGGGACCCTACTGCACTGGAAGGGGATATTGGTGATGTGGAgggtgaccccactgctgctgaaggtgacCTGGAGAGAGACCCCTTttccctggaaggggatataggtgatgtggagggtgaccccactgctgctgaaggtgatGTGGAGAGGgacccctcttccctggaaggggGTATAGGTGATGTGGAgggtgaccccactgctgctgaaggtgatGTGGAGGGGgacccctcttccctggaaggggatatTGGTGACGTGGAGGGTGACCCCACTGCACTCGAAGGGGATATTGGTGATGTGGAgggtgaccccactgctgctgaaggtgatgttgagggagacccctcttccctggaaggggatataggtgatgtggagggtgaccccactgctgctgagGGGGACCCCACTGCACTGGAAGGGGATATTGGTGACGTGGAGGGTGACCCCACTGCTCCTGAAGGTGACCTGGAGGCagacccctcttccctggaaggggatatAGGTGACGTGGAgggtgaccccactgctgctgaagggGACGTGGAGG ggttctggtga